TATTGGCACGCCCCCTCGTTCAAGCTGGGGCCCCTGGAGCTGAACCCCTTCAACGTCTTCGTGGCGGCGGGCATCCTGTTGGCCGCCCGGCTGCTGACGAAGCAGGCGGAGCGCGAGGGCCTGGACCCGAACCCGCTGGCGGACTTCGCGATGTGGGGGGTGGCGGCCGGCATGCTCTTCGGCCACTGGGTGCACCTGTTCTTCTACCACCCGGAGGAGATGTCCAAGAGCCCGTTCCAGATCCTCCGGTTCTGGGATGGCCTGTCATCCTTCGGCGGCCTGTTGGGCGGCATCCTGGCGGCGGTGGTGTTCTTCCGGGTGAAGAAGCTGCGCTTCAACGACTACGCGGACAGCTTCGCGCTGGGCGTGGCGCCGGGCTGGGCGGTGGCGCGGCTGGGGTGCTTCGCGGTGCACGACCACCCGGGCAAGCTGACGGACTTCTTCCTGGCGGTGCAGTTCCCCAACGGCAACCGGCACGACCTGGGCTTCTACGATGCCATCGTGCTCTTCGCGATCACGGGCCTGCTGTACGCGCTGCGCGACATGCCGAAGATGAAGGGGCGGCTGTTGCCGCTGCTGGCGCTGCTGTACGCGGCGTCCCGCTTCAGCCTGGACTTCCTGCGGGCCACGGACCTGTCGTACGTGGACGCGCGCTACTTCGGCCTGACGCCGGCGCAGTACGGCTGCCTGCTGCTGGTGGCGTACGGACTGTGGGGCCTGTTGCGCAAGCAGGCGCCGAGCGCATCCTCGCAGAAGCCGTCCGCGCCGCAGGGCCGGGTGGAGACAGCGCGCTAGCGCGTCCACGTTTCGCTTGGAGGGGGGGTACCGCGTGAAGGCACTGGCGTACGACGCGTTGATGGCGCCGCTGGGCTGGGTGGGGCTGAACGCCGCCCGGCGGCAGCTGGTGGAAGGGCTGTCCGGCAAGGTGCTGGAGGTGGGCGCGGGCACGGGCCTGGCGCTGCCGGGCTACCCGGACTCGGTGACGTCGGTGACCGCGGTGGACGTGGACCTGGGAGCGCTGGTGCGCGCGCGGGCCCGGAAGAGCGGCGTGGCGCTGCTCCAGGCGGATGCGCAGGCACTGCCCTTCACGGACGGCTCATTCGACGCGGTGGTGTCCAGCCTGGTGTTCTGCTGCGTGGACGCGCCGGCCACGGCGCTCTCGGAGGTGATGCGGGTGCTCAAGCCGGGCGGCGAGCTGCGCCTGCTGGAGCACGTGCGGGCCCCGAACCCGGCCGTGGCCACCGCGCAGGACCTGCTGACACCCGCGTGGCACAAGCTGACCGGCGGCTGCCGCCTCAACCGGGACACCTTCCGCCTGGTGGAGGCCACGGGCTTCCACATCCTCAAGCGCGAGCAGCGCCTGGGCGGCGTGGGCGAGTTCATCGTCGCACGGCGGCCTTGAGCCTCCCTTCAGGAGGGGGCTTGCAGGACCCGTCCGAGGGTCCTTTCCGACCTGTCAGGATGGATTCACACACGGGATGTCAGAGGTCACTTTAGGATGGCGTGCATGCTCGCGGCGGACCTACCCGCCGCGTCCCATCCCGTGAGGCCCTGACGCATGTTGCGCGCCCTTCGACCCCTCCTCGCAGTGCTGGTGTTCGCCGGCTGTGGACCCGACATAGCTTCGGAGTCCGCGTCCGACCTCGTGAGTGCTCCGGCCGCCCTGGCGGACTCCGACCGTCACGGTGGCGCCAATCCCCGTGAAGGCTCCGTGCGACTGTCCACCGGCGTCACGCTCCGCTACGTCGAGCAGGGCCGCCAGGACGGGCCCGTCGTCGTCTTCCTGCACGGCTATACGGACTCGCACCACACCTGGGACCTGGACCTTCCGCGCTTCTCGCGCGACTTCCGCATCTACGCGTTGGATCAGCGTGGCCATGGCGACTCATCCCGCCCGGCGTGTTGCTACACGCAGCAGGCGTTCGCGAAGGACGTGGTGGCGTTCCTCGACGCGAAGCACGTGTCGCGCGCCGTGCTCGTGGGCCACTCCATGGGCAGCTTCATCGCGCAGCAGGTGGCGCTGGACTTCCCCCACCGCGTGAGGGGGCTGGTGCTCGTGGGCTCCGCGCCCACTGTCGCGGGCAATGAGGTGGCCCTGGGCCTCAAGGAGGCCGTGGACTCGCTGACCGACCCCGTGGACCCCGCATTCATCTACGAGTTCCAGGCCAGCACCTTCTACGCGCCCGTGCCGGAGTCGTACCTGGACACGCTCGTCTCGGAGAGCTCCAAGCTGCCCGCGCGCGTGTGGCAGGACGCGCTGGACGGGCTCATCGCGGAGGACCACTCCGCGCGCCTGGGCCGCATCCGCGTGCCCACGCTGATCATCGGCGGGGACCACGACGGCTTCTTCCCCGTCGAGGAGCAGCGTGCCCTGGCCCGCGCCATCCGCGGCTCCAGGTACCTGCTCTACCCGGAGACCGGCCACGCGCCGCACGCCGAGCGCCCCCAGCGCTTCGTGAACGACGTGCACCACTTCCTCAACCGCCTGTAGCCCTCCGGGCTCAGGCTCCGGCCGTCCCGGGTTCCGCCGGGCGGCTGGAGTCGCTCCGGGCCAGCACCACCACCGCCACCAGGATGAGCAGGCCGCCCAGGCCCTGCCGCAAGGACAGGCGCTCGCCCAGGAAGATGGCGCCCAGCACCACCGCCATCACCGGCTCCAGCGTGGAGAGCAGCGACGTGTTCACCGGGCCAATGCGCTTGAGGCCCGCGAAGAACGTGAGCATGGCCACCACCGTGGACAGCAGCGCCAGGCCCGCCACCGCGGCCCAGCCGCCCGGCGTCTGCGGAAAGGCCGGGCCCTTCACCAGCATCAGCGCCCCGAAGGCGACCCCCGCGGACAGCGGGACGACGGTGCTCGCCGCGAGCGGCCCCGCCGGCCCCGCCACGCGCGCGCTGGACAGGACGTAGAGCGCGTAGATGACGGCCGACAGCACGCCCAGGCCAATGCCCAGCGGCTTCGCGTCCGGGCCGGGGTCCACCGTGAGCGCCGTCCCGCACAGGGCCAGCCCCACCGCCAGCCAGCGGCGGCGGCTCAGGTGCTCGCGTCCCAGGGCCACCTGGATGAGGGCCACCAGCGCGGGGAAGAGGTAGAGCAGCAGGGCCACCAGCCCGGCGGACGCGTGCTGGAGCGCGATGAAGTAGACGCTGCCCTCCGTGAAGTAGCCCACCGCGCCCAAGCCCACCAGGCCCCACAGGAGGCGGCCCCGGGGCCACCTTCCGCCCTTCGCGACCATCACGCCCGCGAGCACCAGGCCCGCCAGCGTGAAGCGCAGGAAGAGCAGCGTGGGCATGTCCGTGCCCGCCGCGTAGGCCAGGCGCGCGAACAGGCCCAGCGCGCCAAAGGAGGCGCCGGACAGGGCGACGAGGAGGAAGCCGGCGGTGCGGGTCCGCATGGCGCCCGGGCGCGCGCCTACCAGTTCTTCACGGAGCCCAGGTCGAACACGTCCGGGAAGCCGCCCTTGCGCAACAGCTCCGCGGCCACCGCGCTGCGGCCTCCCGCCGCGCAGTACACCACCACGGGCGTGCCCACCGGGCCGACCTCGGAGAGGCGCTGGGCCAGCACCTGCACGGGGATGTTGCGGGCGGCGTCCGGGTGTCCCTGCTGGAACTCCTCCGGGGTGCGCACATCCAGCAGCACCGCGCCCTGGGCGACGAGTTCGTGGGCCTTCTGCGAGCGTTCCTGAGGCGTCATGCACCCATTCAACCAAAGCCCGGGGCCCTGTCGGGCTGAAAACTGGAGGCCGCCGCACCGGGCGCTACAGTCCTGTAACGATACCCATGCGACTCGACAAGCTCACCCTGCTCCACCAACTGTCCGAGCGGCTCCAGCAGAGCGACCGGCTGGCCCACCGCGCGGAGGCCGATGCCCGCGAGGCCGCCCGCAGCCTCGCCACGGAGTCCGAGAAGAAGGAGGACGGCCGCGCCGCCATCGAGTACGGCAGCCTCGCCACCGGCCAGGCCCAGCGCGCCCGCCGGCTCCAAGAAGAGCTCCAGGCGCTCACCGCCTTCAGCCAGAAGGAGCTGCCCCGCTTTTCGCGCCAGGGGCCCGTGGGCCTGGGCGCCCTGGTGGACTGCAGCACCGAGGATGAGGACGGCTTCGCCGAGCGCACCTTCTTCGTGCTCCCCGCTGGCGCGGGCACCGAGCTCACCGGCCCCGGCGGCGACGGCTTCCTCTCCGTCATCACGCCCAGCTCCCCCGTGGGCCGCGCGCTCCTGGGCAAGAAGGCCGGCGACACCGTGGAGGTGACGCTCGCGGGCGAGGTGCGCGAGTGGACGGTGCTGGAGGTCGCCTGAGCGGAAGCCGGCGCCGCGCCTACTCGCTCTGGGTGGGCCCCGGCGCCGCGTGCGCGACCAGCCACTCCTCGGGGATGTCTCCCCGGGGCAGCTCCAGGAGGAACGTGGCGCCCTCCCCCGGCGTGCTCACGGCGCTCACCGTGCCGCCGAACGCCTCGACAATCTGGCGCGTGATGTAGAGCCCCAGCCCCAGGCCGCCGTAGTGCCGGTCGCTCACCGCGCGCTCGAAGCGCTCGAAGATGCGCGACAGGTCGTCCGGCGCGATGCCGATGCCGTGGTCCTTCACGGTGAGCCGCGCCAGCGAGCCCCGCGCCTCCACGCTCACGATGACGGGATGGCCCGCGCCGTACTTGAGCGCGTTGGACACCAGGTTCGTCACCACCTGCTCCAGCCGCAGCCGGTCCCACCGGCCCACCACCGGCACCGGCGCCTCCAGGCCCAGCTCCGTGCCGGCCTGCGCCGCCGCGGCGGAGAAGCGGTAGAGGATTTCCGCGGCCACGCTCGCCAGGTCCAGCTCCTCCAGCTCCAGCCGCAGCCGGCCCGCGGTGATGCGCGACACGTCCAGCAGGTTGTCCACCAGGCCGGACAGCCGCCGCACCTGGCGCTGGACAACATCCAGCGCGTCCGCGACGCGGTCGGTGGGCACGTCCTTGCCCTCGCGCGCCAGCACCACCACCTGCTTCTGCAAGAGCTGCACCTTGAGGCTCAGCGGCGTGAGCGGCGTCTTCAGCTCGTGGCTCGCGATGCCCAGGAACTCGTCGCGCTGGCGCACCGCTTCGCGCGCCTCGCGGTACAGCCGCGCGTTCTCCAGATACAGCGCGGTGCGGTGGGCCAGCTCCGTGAGGAAGTGCTCCTCCTCCGGGCCAAAGGACCGCAGCACGTTGGAGCGCAGCACCATCAGCGCGCCCAGCACGTTGCCGCGCGCGCCCAGCGGCACGCTCAGGCAGCCGTGCGGCCCCACCTCGCGCAACAGCCGCGCGTGCTCCGCGTCCCGCGCGATGGCCGCCACGTGCTCCTCGGACAGGAGGGGCAGACGCCCCACCGCTCCGGACGCGAACACCGCGGGCAGCCCGCCCGGCACGGAGGCGTCCAGCGGATAGCGCGTGAGCAGGTCGCGCAACAGCGCGTGCCTTCCTGAGTCCACGTGCAGGGACGCCGCCACGCGAAGGACCTCATCGCCCATGGAGCCCGGCGCGCGGAGGACGAGCAGGGCCCCCTCCCCCAGCGTGGGCACCAGCAATTGGAGCAGCGGCTCCAGCTGCGCCTCCGCGTCCACCGACGTGCCCAGGAGCGCCCCGGCCTCCGCCAGCAGGCGTGACGCATCCAGCATGGACGCCGGCACGGCCTCCACGGCGTGCGTGCGCAGGAGCGCAGCGGCCACCTGCCCGTCCGCGGCCCGCACCGGCATTGCGTTGCAGCGCAACACGGCGCGTGTTCCATCTGGACGGAGCACGTGCCACAGGGACGCGTCCACCGGCTCACCCGCCAGCGCTCGCGCCAGCGGTGAGTCCCCCGGCGGCAACAGTGTGCCGTCATCCCGCACCCATTCACACCCAGGCAGGCGGGCGTGCTCGATGTGGAGAGGAACCGGAATGCCGAAGTGCGCCGCGGCTTGTGAGTTGAAAACAGTCACACGGCCCGTGCATTCAACGAGCACCACACCTTCAGCGTCCATGACGCGCGTCGACAGGGGCGGGCCGTCCCCGTCCGTCACGCGGGCCTCCGAGGCTGGAGAGGTGATGCCGGACATGCCAAGGCTTTCCGCATGCATCATGGTGTCATCTCCGCCTCCCGGGAAGAAAGGAAGACAGGACCCGCAGCCCACTCCATCCTCAAGGACAGGGAATGCTTCCCATCCTCACGCTCTTCCCGCGGGCCCCCTTGCCTGCATGACGGCGATCCTCAATCGTTCGACTGTCTACGTCCGCGCCGTGCACGTTCCGTCCGCACGGCCAAGTTCTTCCACCGCGAGTCCTCCGCATGCAGATGCCGTTCACCCGGCCTGACGGCACCACCCCCACCGAGCGTCGCTTCCGTCAGGTCATCGACACGCTCCAGGAGGTCGTGTTCCAGACGGACACGGCGCGCACGTGGGTCTTCCTCAATCCCGCGTGGACCGAGGTGACAGGCTTTCCCGTGGAGGAGTCCCTGGGCCGCTCCGCGCTGGACTTCGTGCACCCGGACGACCGGGAGCGCACGCTGGAGGTGTGCAAGACGCTGCTCACGCGCGAGCGCGACTTCGTCCAGCACGAGGTGCGCTACCTCACGCGCGACGGCGGCTTCCGCTGGGTGGATGTCTACGCGCGGGTGACGGTCGACGAAGAGGGCACGCTGGTGGGCATGGCCGGCACGCTCAACGACATCACCGAGCGCAAGCGCACGAGCGACGCGCTGGCCCGGCGCGAGCGCTACCTCACCTCCCTGGTGGACATGCAGCAGCGGCTGCTGTCGGTGCCGGAAGGGGGCGACCTGTACAGCCCCGCGCTCGCGCCGCTGGGGCAGGCCTCCGGCGCCAGCCGCGTCTACGTCTTCGAGACCTTCACCGACGCGAAGGGGGCGCTGCTGTGCAGCCAGCGCGCCGAGTGGTGCGCGCCCGGGGTGACGCCGGAGATCGACAACCCGATGCTCCAGGACCTCCCGATGCGGCCCATCCTGGGGCGCTGGGTGAACCTGCTGGAGCGCGGCGAGGTCGTCACCGGCCGCGTGGCCACGTTCCCCCCCGTCGAGCGGGAGCTGCTGGAGCCGCAGGGCATCCTCACGCTGCTGGTGCTGCCCCTGCGCGTGCAGGGCCGGCTGGTGGGGTTCGTGGGCTTCGACAACTGCTTCGAGGCGCGGGAGTGGGACCGGCTGGAGGTGGACCTGCTGTCCGCGGCCAGCGGCGCCATCTCCGTGGCGATGGAGCGCCGCGCGTCCGAGCGGGCGCTGCGCGAGCACGAGCACCGCTTCCGCCAGCTCGCTGAGAACGCGTCGGACGTGCTGTACCTCTACCGGCGGGAGGAGCCGCGCGGCTTCGCGTACGTCAGCCGCGTGGCGCACGCGAAGCTGGGCCTGGGGCCGGAGGCGCACTACGCGGATCCGGAGCTGTGGTACCGGCAGGTGCACCCGGAGGACCGGGCCGCGCTGGAGCGGCTCCTGGAGTCGCCCCAGTCCGTGGATGGCGCCACGGTGGAGCTGCGCTTCCTGCGCCCCGACGGCACCCTGCTGTGGCTGGAGCACGTGGTGGCGCCGGTGACGGACCCCGCGGGCCACGTGGTGGCGGTGGAGGGCCTGGCGCGCGACATCACGGAGCGGCGGCAGGTGGAGGAGGCGCTGAAGCGCTCCGAGGCCAGCCTGCGCGCGCTGATGGAGGGCTTCCCCGACCCCGCGGCCATCGAACAGGACGGCCACATCGTCTACGCCAACGCGGTGCTCGTCACCACGCTGGGCTTCGCGCGCGCGGAGGAGCTGGTGGGCCGCCGGCTGTCGGAGTTCCTGGCGGACGTGCCGGGCACGGGCGTGGCGTCCGGGGACAGCACGCCGCTCACCAGCGAGCGGCGCCTGGTGCTGCGCGACGGGCGCACGCGCGTGGTGGAGCTGGCGTCGCTGCCCCTGCGCTTCGACGGTCAGCCCGCGGTGGTGTCCATCGCGCGCGACGTGACGGAGCAGCGCCAGCTGCAGGCGCGGCTGACGCTGGCGGACCGGCTGGCGTCGGTGGGCACGCTCGCGGCGGGCATCGCGCACGAAATCAACAACCCCCTGGCCTTCGTGGTCTCCAACCTGGGCTTCCTGTCGGACGAGTTCCGCCACCACCTGTCCCCCGGCCCCGGCGTGCGCGGCGTGCGCCCGCCGGACGTGGCGGAGTGGCAGGAGGTGCTGGGCGAGGCGTGCGAGGGCGCCGAGCGCGTGCGGCAGATTGTCCGCCAGCTGAAGACGTTCTCGCGGCCGGATGAAGAGCGCATGACGCCGGTGGACGTGCACGCGGTGCTGGACTCGGTGGTGATGATGGCCGCCAATGAAATCCGGCACCGCGCGCGGCTGCGCCGGGACTACGGCACCGTGCCGCAGGTGATGGGCAACGAGGGCCGCCTCTGCCAGGTGTTCCTCAACCTGGTGGTGAACGCGGCGCAGGCGATTCCAGAGGGCTCCGCGCACGACCACGAGGTGGTGCTCGTCACGCGCGTCTCCGGCGAGCAGGTGGTGGTGGAGGTGCGCGACACGGGCAGCGGCATCGCGCCGGAGGTGATGGGGCGCATCTTCGATCCGTTCTTCACCACCAAGCCCGTGGGCGTGGGCACCGGACTGGGGCTGTCCATCTGCCACGGCATCATCACGGGGCTGGGCGGCGACATCCAGGTGGACAGCACCGTGGGCAAGGGCAGCACGTTCCGCGTGGTGCTGCCCGCGCCCCAGCCCGACCCGGTCGTCCGTCCGCCGGAGGCTCCGCCGCCGGACGCGCCCGTGGTGCCGCGAGGCCGCGTGCTGGTGGTGGACGACGAGCCCGCGGTGGGCCGCGTGCTGCAGCGGCTGTTGCGCGGCCATGACGTGGAGGTGGCCACGAGCGGCCGCCAGGCGCTGGAGCGCATGTCGCGGGCGCCGGGCTTCGACGCGGTGCTGTGCGACGTGATGATGCCGGACCTCGCCGGCCGCGACGTGTACGAGGCCGTGCGGCGCGCACACCCGGGCCTGGAGCGCCGCTTCGTCTTCGTGTCCGGCGGCGCCTTCACCGCGGGCGCGCGCGAGTTCCTGGAGCACATCCCCAACCCGCTCCTGGAGAAGCCCTTCGACGAGGCGCGCGTGCGCGGCGCCGTGGAGGAGCTGGTGCGGCACGGTCCGCCGGACGCCGCCTGACACCGCGGACCGCCGTTCGTGTCCCTCCATCGGTCATCGGGAGGAGGGTCCTCCCGCTGACCGATGCGCCCGCGTGACGGGTCTGCGAGCGTGTGCTCGTCCGCTCGCACCCCTTGGGGGAAGGTCCGTCGCGCATGAACCGCACCAAACTGTTGCTGACCCTCGCTGGCCTGCTGTTCGTGGGCGCGCTCGCGCTCGACGCGCGCTCGTTCTTCGCGAAGACCTCGTCGCACCCGCCGGTCGTCTCCGAGGAGCGGCTCCCCAACGGGCACCTGCACCGGCTCCCGGCCACGGCCACCCCCACCGTGGACCAGACCCACACCGTCATCCAGCCGGGCGAAGCCCCCATCAACGGGGTGCTGCCCGTCGTCCTGGGCCAGCCCGCGTCCGGCAAGGCCGGTCCGGTGGAGCTCACGGGCAAGCTGTCCGGCGCGTACGTGAAGGCGGGTCCGGGTGAGGCCTTCGCCGTGTTCGAGCTGTCCGCGCGCATGCCGGAGAAGGTCCAGCGCGTGCCGGTGAACCTGGCGCTGGTGGTGGACCGCTCCGGCTCCATGGATGGCTCCAAGCTGACGGACGCGAAGCGCGCCGCGCAGGAGCTGGTGCGGCAGCTGCGCGACGGGGACCGGCTGGCGCTGGTGCACTACGGCTCCGACGTGAAGGTGGTGCCCAGCGTGGAGATCAACAACACCACGCGCCGCGAGCTGTTGAGCACCATCGACGCCATCCAGGTGAACGGCGGCACGAACATGAGCGGCGGGCTGGTGGCGGGCGCGGAGGCGGTGCGTGCGTACGCGAAGCAGTACCGGGTGACGCGCACCATCCTGCTGAGCGACGGCGAGCCCACCGAGGGCGTGACGTCCAACGCGGGCCTCTTCTCCGAGGTGGGCAGGCTGCGCGAGACGGGCATCACCGTGAGCGCGCTGGGCGTGGGCAGCGGCTTCAACGACACGCTGATGCGCGGCATGGCCGAGCGCGGCGGCGGCTTCTCCGGCTTCGTCAGCGACTCCTCGGAGCTGGCCGCCATCTTCACCCGTGAGCTGGAGCAGGCCGCCAGCACCGTCGCGCGCAACGTGAGCATGACGCTGACCCTGCCGCCCGGCGTGAGCGGCGTGGAGGTGATGGGCCTGCCGTCCACCCGCGAGGGCAACGCCGTGCGCATCCCCCTCTACGATTTGACGGGCGGCCAGTCCGCGCGCGTGGTGGTGAAGCTGACGCTGGACGCTCCCGCGAACGCGGCGGAGATGAACGTGCTGGACGCCGCGGTGTCGTACGTGGACGTGGCGGCGGACCTGCCGTCGCAGGTGACGCTGGCGCTGGGCGCGAAGGTGACGAACGACGTGCAGGTGGTGCACGCGAACCTGGACCGCGACGTGCGCGTCCATGCCATCCGCGCGTTGGGTACCCAGCAGCTCCAGGCGGCCGCGGAGCAGATGCAGAGCGGCAACCGCGAGAGCGCGCTCAGCTTCCTGACCAACGCGCGTAAACTGTTCGGCGCTTCGGCGTCCGCGCTCTCGGGGGAGCTTGCGGACCTGGACAGGACCCAGGCAGCCTATGGCACTGCCCAGAGTGACTCCGAGGTCCGCGAAGAGGCCCTCAAGCTCAAGAAGAAGTCGATGAAGAACTTCGGGCAGAACAACAGCTACTAGTCCCCCCGCGGTCCGGAGCCCGGTGCGCCATGTCGCTCTCCATCCAACTCATCCGGCGGGAGGACTTCGAGTCGCGCTGCCTGTACGCGCTCGTGGGCGCCGGGGCCATGGCGATGGTGGCCGGCGTGGCGCGGCAGGTGCTGCACGTGCCGGTGGAGCCGGGCTACTTCGCGCTGATGGCGGCGGCCCTCACCGCGGTGAAGCCGAAGGCGGCGGAGAACCTCCTGGTGCGCGCGGGCATGGTGCTGCTGCCCGCCCTGCCCTATGTGCTGGGGCTCGGGTCGCCCTGGACACATGCGGTCGCGGGCGCCATCGCCGCGGGGCTCCTGGCGTGGCGGGGCAACGGGCGCGACAGCGTGGGCACGCCGCTCCAGGTCGCGCTGTGCGCCGGGGCCGCGGCCGTCACCACCGCGCTGGGCCTGTACGTGCACCAGGTGCTCGACGCGCGCTTCCTCCCGGCGTGGGGCTACTTCCCGCTGATGGTGGACTACGCCGTGGTGGCGCTGTTCTGGAGCATCAGCACGCTGCCGGCGAACCTGGCCATGGACCTGGACGCGGTGGCCACCCGGGGCATGCGCCTGGAGGCCACGCTCTCCGGTGAGGTGCGCGGCCTGGTGGCCCGGGCGCTCACCCTCTACCGCCAGTGCCAGGAGGAAGCGCGCAAGCTGGCCAGCGGCCCGGGGCTGGAGAAGCTCCAGGCCGTGCTCGGCAAGCTGGCCCGGGACGCCTTCACCCTGGCCGAATCCCACACGCAGCTGGAAGCGCAGCTGTCCTCCGCGTCCCAGGGGAGCGTGGACTCGCAGGTGCAGGAGTTGAAGAAGCGCGCCCAGGACGCGCAGGACGGCGTGGCCCGCCGCCAGTTGGAGCGCGCCGCCGCGTCGCTGGGTGAGGAGCTCAACCACCTGGATGCGCTGTCGCGCCGCCAGGAGCGCCTCTTCGCGCAGCTGCACGCACAGGTGGCGCTGCTGGAGCGGGCCCGCGTGTGCTTCATCGGCGCCCGCGCCGCGTCCCCCCTGGGTGGTGGCGGCGGCGACCAGGTCCAGGCGCTGGCGGACAAGCTCTCCGCGTTGGACCTGGAGTCCTCCGGCCCGGAGGGAGCGGCGCAGGCCGCGCGGGCTCCCGCGGTCCGCTCCTGAGGGCCGCGCCCTACTTCGCCGACGCGCGCGTGGAGGCGCGGGTGCGCTTGCGCGCCGGAGCCGCGGCCTTCTTCGCGGTGACGCGGGGCGTGTGCAGCTCGCTGGCGATGCGCTGCTCAATCTCCTCGCGCGTGCGGCGGCTGACCTCCAGCGCGGCGTTGATGCGCTCGCGCACGATGTCCGCCTGAGCCTCCGCGGCGGCGCGGTACTCCGCGATGTCCCGGCGCAGCTCCAGGCGGCCCTCGCTGGGGGCGCCTCTCGCCGTCTTCCGGGTGGCCGTCTTCCGCCGCGCGGGGCGTTCCCCCGCCTGGGTCCCACTGCCCTGTTGTCCCTGTGCCTTGCGCGCCATCTGTCTGCCCCCTCGCGCGATCGCCCGCGCCTGTGGGCGGAAAGGTGGGGTGTGGACTTCCCGCACGGAAGCCCGACCCCGGGTCGGATGTGGGGCGGGCAGCCAGACAATGTGCGGGCGCGGCAACAGAGGAGCTTCTCAATGCATCCAGGAAGGCGCTAAGAGAGCGCTCACCGTTCCTGGGCCAAGGGGCCTCTTGACTGATAGCTCAGGAACCACCGCATCACCCCAAGGGCCGGGATGCGAGCAAGCCTTCGAGCCCCGCGCACCCCGGCAGCCCGGGACCCGCGGCGGAGCGGATAGTGAGGGAATCCCCGTGGCGGTCTCTTTCCTGAACCGGAAGCACAACCTGGACCGGATGTCGCTGCGCGACCTGGTCTACTCGTTCTTCACCTATTACGCCGTCGTTGCCTACATCCTCATCGGCATCACCTGCATCGTGCTGTC
This DNA window, taken from Corallococcus coralloides DSM 2259, encodes the following:
- a CDS encoding vWA domain-containing protein, giving the protein MNRTKLLLTLAGLLFVGALALDARSFFAKTSSHPPVVSEERLPNGHLHRLPATATPTVDQTHTVIQPGEAPINGVLPVVLGQPASGKAGPVELTGKLSGAYVKAGPGEAFAVFELSARMPEKVQRVPVNLALVVDRSGSMDGSKLTDAKRAAQELVRQLRDGDRLALVHYGSDVKVVPSVEINNTTRRELLSTIDAIQVNGGTNMSGGLVAGAEAVRAYAKQYRVTRTILLSDGEPTEGVTSNAGLFSEVGRLRETGITVSALGVGSGFNDTLMRGMAERGGGFSGFVSDSSELAAIFTRELEQAASTVARNVSMTLTLPPGVSGVEVMGLPSTREGNAVRIPLYDLTGGQSARVVVKLTLDAPANAAEMNVLDAAVSYVDVAADLPSQVTLALGAKVTNDVQVVHANLDRDVRVHAIRALGTQQLQAAAEQMQSGNRESALSFLTNARKLFGASASALSGELADLDRTQAAYGTAQSDSEVREEALKLKKKSMKNFGQNNSY